From Streptomyces sp. NBC_00370, a single genomic window includes:
- a CDS encoding alkaline phosphatase: MNTRVRNTRMWGASGAAAAAAVVATMVISPTFGASASAPQVAAKAKAPKAKNVIFINGDGMGAAAREAARLNLTGLYGQLNMDKLTNSGQLTTTPDDPKAVITDSAAVATAWATGEKTYNGAISVDVDGNRLATLGQQAKSAGKATGLVTTAQVTDASPAAFFANSADRSKQDDIARQYLDVSKPDVILGGGEDWWLPKGTPGAFKDKPAEDPAEGSVGTQGNLINKAKKAGYSYVSSAKQLDKAKNGKILGLFSNEEMFQQRPEGQGDIYDPVVDLPTMTTKALGSLEKNKKGFFLMVEEEGTDEFAHSNNGAKLLQSMRQLEKTVAVARAYVATHPDTLLVVTADHETGGLAVEETDTADESGDGISAEDGPFSIRGSEKKFYLDWTTSGHTSVDVAVTASGPLSDRFSGKHPNTYVHDVLSEVLAPRR; this comes from the coding sequence GTGAACACACGCGTGCGTAATACACGGATGTGGGGTGCGTCGGGGGCGGCAGCGGCGGCCGCGGTCGTGGCGACCATGGTGATCAGCCCGACGTTCGGAGCCTCGGCGAGCGCCCCGCAGGTCGCGGCGAAGGCCAAGGCCCCGAAGGCGAAGAACGTCATCTTCATCAACGGCGACGGCATGGGCGCCGCCGCACGCGAGGCCGCCCGGCTGAACCTGACCGGTCTGTACGGTCAGCTCAACATGGACAAGCTGACCAACTCCGGCCAGCTGACCACCACTCCGGACGACCCGAAGGCCGTCATCACGGACTCGGCCGCCGTCGCCACCGCCTGGGCGACGGGCGAGAAGACGTACAACGGCGCGATCAGCGTCGACGTCGACGGCAACCGTCTCGCCACGCTCGGCCAGCAGGCCAAGTCGGCGGGCAAGGCAACAGGTCTCGTCACCACGGCGCAGGTCACCGACGCCTCGCCCGCCGCCTTCTTCGCCAACAGCGCGGACCGCAGCAAGCAGGACGACATCGCGCGCCAGTACCTCGACGTCAGCAAGCCCGACGTGATCCTGGGCGGCGGCGAGGACTGGTGGCTGCCGAAGGGCACCCCGGGCGCGTTCAAGGACAAGCCCGCCGAGGACCCGGCCGAGGGCAGCGTCGGCACCCAGGGCAACCTCATCAACAAGGCCAAGAAGGCCGGTTACTCGTACGTCTCCAGCGCCAAGCAGCTCGACAAGGCCAAGAACGGCAAGATCCTGGGCCTGTTCAGCAACGAGGAGATGTTCCAGCAGCGCCCCGAGGGCCAGGGCGACATCTACGACCCGGTCGTCGACCTGCCGACCATGACGACCAAGGCCCTGGGCAGCCTGGAGAAGAACAAGAAGGGCTTCTTCCTCATGGTCGAGGAGGAGGGCACCGACGAGTTCGCGCACTCCAACAACGGTGCCAAGCTGCTGCAGTCGATGCGGCAGCTGGAGAAGACGGTCGCGGTCGCCCGCGCGTACGTGGCGACGCACCCGGACACCCTGCTCGTCGTCACCGCCGACCACGAGACGGGCGGCCTGGCGGTCGAGGAGACCGACACGGCCGACGAGTCGGGCGACGGGATCTCGGCCGAGGACGGGCCGTTCTCGATCCGGGGCAGCGAGAAGAAGTTCTACCTCGACTGGACGACGTCGGGCCACACGAGCGTGGACGTCGCGGTGACGGCGAGCGGCCCGCTCTCGGACCGCTTCTCGGGCAAGCACCCGAACACGTACGTGCACGACGTGCTGTCGGAGGTCCTGGCGCCGCGCCGCTGA
- a CDS encoding cyclase family protein — MADQTDPTQPAMPDLPDLPDLPDNWGRWGAEDELGTLNLITDDVRAAAAAEVRTGRWASLAQPIIPQPMLSTPFSPTTVETSPVQHMMAYTGVGVAADVMLVANHHGKSTHIDALAHWSSDDEVYPGRPRAEVVTAGGVTAASTTAFAAGIVTRGVLLDLAPEEPLPSGHPVSSTDFEAAEKRQSVEVRSGDALVVRFGWPAHPLLADRPTPGISVDAVRWMHSRGVSVFAGDRGDAYPPLDPGGPSPLHGVALGRLAMPLIDVAELDDLAALCAELNRYSFMLTVAPPRIHGMTGAPVNPIATF; from the coding sequence ATGGCCGATCAGACCGACCCGACCCAGCCCGCCATGCCGGACCTGCCGGACCTGCCGGACCTGCCGGACAACTGGGGGCGGTGGGGGGCCGAGGACGAACTGGGCACGCTCAACCTGATCACCGACGACGTACGCGCGGCGGCCGCAGCTGAGGTACGGACCGGGCGATGGGCCTCGCTGGCGCAGCCGATCATTCCCCAGCCGATGCTCAGCACCCCGTTCTCGCCCACGACGGTGGAGACCTCGCCCGTCCAGCACATGATGGCCTACACCGGGGTGGGCGTCGCGGCCGATGTGATGCTGGTCGCGAACCACCACGGCAAGTCCACGCACATCGACGCGCTCGCGCACTGGTCGAGCGACGACGAGGTCTACCCCGGCCGGCCGAGGGCCGAGGTCGTGACGGCCGGAGGTGTCACGGCGGCGTCGACCACGGCCTTCGCCGCCGGCATCGTCACGCGGGGAGTGCTGCTCGACCTGGCCCCCGAAGAGCCCCTTCCGTCCGGACACCCCGTGTCGTCCACCGATTTCGAGGCGGCCGAGAAGCGTCAGAGCGTCGAAGTACGGTCGGGAGACGCGCTGGTGGTCCGCTTCGGCTGGCCGGCCCACCCCCTGCTCGCCGACCGTCCGACGCCGGGAATCAGCGTCGACGCGGTGCGCTGGATGCACAGCCGGGGCGTCTCGGTCTTCGCCGGCGACCGCGGAGACGCGTATCCGCCCCTGGACCCCGGCGGACCGTCCCCGCTGCACGGCGTCGCGCTGGGGCGGCTGGCGATGCCCCTGATCGACGTGGCCGAACTGGACGACCTGGCGGCACTGTGCGCGGAGCTGAACCGCTACAGCTTCATGCTGACGGTCGCCCCGCCCCGCATCCACGGCATGACGGGAGCCCCGGTCAACCCGATAGCCACGTTCTGA